A single Nisaea sp. DNA region contains:
- a CDS encoding ABC transporter ATP-binding protein has translation MTGISVAGLTKHWDTATAVDDVSFEVEPGSFAVLLGPSGCGKSTILRLLSGLESASAGTITIGGKDVTALPPAERDLSMVFQSYALFPHLTVAENILFGLKVRKIGKNDQRHRLERVAELIGLSALLDRRPNQLSGGQQQRVALGRAIIAEKPICLMDEPLSNLDAKLRHEMRVEIRALQRKLGMTMVYVTHDQAEAMGMADRIILLKDGRIEQNATPSETYRKPATSFAGRFIGTPPMNVLALDWSGNDARFSGQDAGSTAPIFSGKPDIPVSIGIRPEEISFSAGSPCRAMVETVEYLGADTLVDCRIGNERLTVRARNADTLTTGSDVGLSWSRDAIHLFEAVSGRRRDDLLTGANA, from the coding sequence ATGACCGGGATCTCTGTTGCGGGACTGACAAAGCACTGGGATACGGCAACAGCCGTCGATGATGTTTCATTCGAGGTCGAACCCGGGTCGTTCGCCGTCCTGCTCGGTCCCTCCGGGTGCGGCAAATCCACCATTCTGAGACTGCTCTCGGGCCTGGAGTCCGCCAGCGCCGGAACCATCACCATCGGCGGCAAGGATGTGACCGCCCTGCCCCCGGCAGAACGCGATCTGTCGATGGTTTTCCAGTCCTACGCCCTGTTCCCGCATCTGACCGTCGCCGAGAACATCCTGTTCGGGCTCAAGGTCCGCAAGATCGGCAAGAACGACCAGCGACATCGGCTCGAACGTGTAGCCGAATTGATCGGGCTCTCCGCTCTACTCGATCGGCGTCCCAACCAGCTTTCCGGCGGCCAGCAGCAGCGGGTCGCGCTCGGACGGGCGATCATCGCCGAAAAACCGATCTGCCTAATGGACGAGCCGCTCTCGAACCTGGACGCCAAGCTACGGCACGAGATGCGGGTGGAAATACGCGCCCTGCAGCGCAAGCTCGGCATGACCATGGTCTATGTCACCCACGATCAGGCCGAGGCAATGGGCATGGCGGACCGCATCATCCTGCTGAAGGACGGCCGGATCGAGCAAAATGCCACACCGTCGGAAACCTACCGCAAGCCTGCCACGAGTTTTGCCGGACGCTTTATCGGCACACCGCCAATGAACGTGCTGGCGCTTGACTGGAGTGGCAACGATGCACGTTTCAGCGGACAGGATGCGGGGAGCACCGCCCCCATTTTTTCCGGCAAGCCGGATATTCCCGTCTCAATCGGTATCCGGCCGGAGGAAATCAGTTTCAGTGCCGGTAGTCCATGCAGGGCCATGGTCGAGACCGTCGAATACCTTGGTGCCGACACGCTGGTCGATTGCCGCATAGGCAACGAGCGCCTGACGGTCCGCGCCCGGAATGCCGACACCCTCACAACAGGCAGCGATGTCGGCCTCTCCTGGTCGCGCGATGCCATTCACCTGTTCGAAGCCGTCTCTGGCAGGCGGCGAGACGATCTCCTGACCGGTGCCAACGCATAG
- a CDS encoding DeoR/GlpR family DNA-binding transcription regulator yields MAPTLSSNASRRRAEITELVRASGYQSIIDLADRFAVTEQTIRRDVNQLCDSGLLRRRHGGVELPSPNTNIDFDQRMILNAGAKARIASAVAARIPDGASIAVSIGTTPEMVVRALRSHTGLRIVTNNIAAALTASANPTFEVTIAGGRIRPEGRDVLGRQVEQFFSAYKVDFGLFGVGGVDADGSLLDFTEDEIRARETISQNSRTKVVVLDQTKFGRAAYVRGGHISDPDLVFCDGEPPEEIGAMIRDAGHELITDGKEAAALALLPEFAEAGE; encoded by the coding sequence GTGGCTCCCACCCTCTCCTCGAACGCGTCCAGACGCCGGGCCGAAATCACCGAACTGGTGCGGGCCTCCGGTTACCAGTCCATCATCGATCTCGCGGACCGGTTTGCTGTTACCGAACAAACCATCCGGCGCGATGTAAACCAGCTCTGCGACAGCGGCCTGCTGCGCCGGCGGCATGGCGGGGTGGAACTGCCCTCGCCGAACACAAACATCGATTTCGACCAGCGCATGATCCTGAACGCCGGCGCCAAGGCCCGTATCGCCAGCGCCGTAGCCGCGCGCATTCCAGACGGAGCGTCCATTGCCGTCAGCATCGGCACGACACCGGAAATGGTCGTACGGGCCTTGCGCTCCCATACCGGTCTCCGGATCGTCACCAACAATATCGCCGCGGCACTGACCGCGAGCGCCAACCCGACCTTTGAAGTCACCATCGCGGGCGGTCGGATTCGGCCCGAGGGGCGCGATGTGCTTGGCCGGCAGGTCGAACAGTTCTTCTCCGCCTACAAGGTGGATTTCGGCCTGTTTGGCGTCGGCGGCGTGGACGCGGATGGCAGCCTGCTGGACTTCACCGAGGATGAAATCCGGGCGCGCGAGACCATCAGCCAGAACTCCCGGACCAAGGTCGTGGTTCTCGACCAAACAAAGTTCGGACGCGCCGCCTATGTCCGTGGCGGCCACATCTCCGATCCGGATCTGGTGTTCTGCGATGGCGAGCCGCCGGAAGAGATCGGTGCCATGATCCGCGATGCCGGTCACGAACTGATCACCGATGGAAAAGAAGCCGCCGCACTTGCCCTTCTGCCCGAATTTGCGGAAGCCGGAGAATGA
- a CDS encoding TRAP transporter large permease subunit, translated as MELVFLLLLVVLMAGALASGFPVAFALPGSAIITIGLAALTGEIFAGDASAFFAQGGPVNWLTAGVTNFRGVYWEVERDTLIAIPLFVFMGIMLQRSKIAEDLLVAMAQLFGPIRGGLGISVVFVGALLAATTGIVGATVVAMGLISLPAMLRNNYSHSLATGTIAASGTLGQIIPPSIVLIILADQLSSAVDQAGMARKAYFKETTGEFSMPSSFSVGSTSAGDMFMGALLPGLVLVGLYMAYILIVAFFKPSVAPSVPFEGKYDRKFAARVLLSLVPPLTLIFVVLGSIITGIATVNQAGAIGAVGAMVMAGYRLFEGRKGAFYPAILAMGSLLTILVINNVNPINIRNIQTTADMVSMAIAVVAVTVFLIGIVWSGIRTFKIDDTLRGVMVETAKTSALVFIILLGAAMLTSAFRAFGGEELVREFLTGLPGGFWAQFIIVMAVIFVLGFFLDFIEIAVVVVPIVAPILLADPSANITAVWLGVMIGMNIQTSFLTPPFGFALFYLRGVAPSAVKTLSMYKGVIPFISLQLFALFIVGIAPQLVNYLPNRMSLTSESSPPPKNPRLQVCVEEYVQSAFAEQGDTLRSVIAGAKGWDLSNMPKSVQNDLNKSFAAAEAVFPALHDAFAATDAIDTAAETYRPLHVSVRTLQRDIAKHGEEIKELEQRVNRWKRQNDAKPGAIDKALAKIETLKSEKAQLESEIPANWEPDHKAFSKVLATEKKARLTYRRTADAAYEPIVVLQATLRDADALAALSGDFAVITKAVTDLAPKEAEDVIKDVESKVGAINEAGSIRSALSKVRRALRGQTPDPEKALEELAAAKEMFDAEVTWRQAAKQSIGAKLEEYDNAIRNTIGLRQQNRLPHDVALEVAACQSSHKDISLHF; from the coding sequence ATGGAACTCGTATTCCTCCTCCTGCTTGTCGTGCTCATGGCCGGCGCTCTTGCATCCGGTTTTCCGGTCGCATTCGCGCTTCCGGGCTCCGCAATCATCACCATTGGCCTCGCGGCTCTCACCGGCGAGATATTCGCCGGTGACGCCTCCGCCTTTTTCGCACAGGGCGGTCCGGTCAACTGGCTGACTGCCGGTGTGACAAACTTCAGGGGCGTATATTGGGAAGTTGAACGGGACACGCTCATAGCGATCCCGCTTTTCGTCTTCATGGGCATCATGCTGCAACGCTCGAAGATCGCGGAAGACCTTCTGGTCGCGATGGCTCAGCTCTTTGGACCGATCCGGGGCGGCCTCGGCATCTCCGTCGTGTTCGTGGGCGCCCTGCTCGCGGCAACGACAGGTATCGTCGGCGCGACCGTGGTTGCGATGGGACTGATCTCCCTGCCCGCCATGCTGCGAAACAACTACTCGCATTCACTTGCGACAGGAACGATCGCCGCATCCGGGACGCTCGGACAGATCATTCCGCCATCCATCGTCCTGATTATTCTCGCCGATCAGCTGTCGAGCGCGGTTGACCAGGCGGGCATGGCACGGAAAGCATACTTCAAGGAAACCACCGGCGAGTTTTCCATGCCGAGTTCCTTCAGTGTGGGCTCGACCAGTGCCGGTGACATGTTTATGGGCGCCCTCCTGCCGGGCCTGGTCCTTGTCGGACTCTATATGGCCTACATCCTGATCGTCGCTTTCTTCAAGCCGTCGGTCGCCCCGTCGGTTCCGTTTGAAGGCAAATACGATCGCAAGTTTGCCGCTCGGGTACTGCTTTCCCTGGTGCCGCCACTGACACTCATCTTCGTCGTGCTCGGTTCCATCATCACCGGTATCGCCACAGTGAACCAGGCCGGTGCGATCGGCGCCGTGGGTGCCATGGTCATGGCCGGCTATCGCCTTTTTGAAGGCCGCAAAGGCGCCTTCTACCCAGCAATCCTCGCAATGGGCTCGCTGCTGACCATTCTCGTTATTAACAATGTCAATCCGATCAATATCCGGAACATACAGACCACAGCCGATATGGTCTCGATGGCGATTGCCGTCGTGGCTGTGACTGTTTTCCTGATCGGCATCGTCTGGAGCGGCATCCGCACCTTCAAGATTGATGACACGTTGCGCGGAGTCATGGTCGAGACAGCCAAGACCTCTGCCCTGGTCTTTATCATCCTGCTCGGGGCGGCCATGCTGACCTCGGCTTTCCGCGCCTTCGGCGGCGAGGAACTGGTGCGCGAATTCCTGACCGGCCTGCCGGGCGGTTTCTGGGCACAGTTCATCATCGTCATGGCCGTCATCTTCGTCCTCGGCTTCTTTCTCGACTTCATCGAGATCGCCGTGGTTGTGGTACCGATCGTCGCACCGATCCTGCTCGCAGACCCGTCCGCGAACATCACCGCAGTATGGCTCGGCGTCATGATCGGAATGAACATCCAGACGTCTTTCCTGACCCCACCGTTCGGTTTTGCACTGTTCTATCTGCGTGGCGTCGCGCCGTCAGCGGTCAAGACATTGTCCATGTATAAGGGCGTTATTCCGTTCATTTCACTCCAATTGTTCGCCCTCTTCATCGTCGGCATCGCGCCGCAACTGGTGAACTATCTGCCGAACCGGATGTCCCTGACGTCCGAAAGCTCTCCGCCGCCGAAGAACCCGCGCCTGCAGGTCTGTGTCGAGGAATACGTCCAGAGTGCATTTGCAGAACAGGGCGACACGCTGCGTTCCGTCATCGCCGGAGCGAAGGGGTGGGACCTCTCGAACATGCCTAAATCGGTGCAGAACGATCTCAACAAGAGCTTTGCAGCCGCAGAGGCGGTCTTCCCGGCTCTTCATGACGCCTTTGCGGCCACGGACGCTATCGATACTGCCGCCGAGACCTACAGGCCCTTGCATGTCTCCGTGCGTACACTGCAGCGGGACATCGCAAAGCATGGAGAAGAGATCAAGGAACTTGAACAGCGCGTAAACCGCTGGAAGCGCCAGAACGACGCAAAGCCAGGTGCAATCGACAAGGCTCTCGCAAAGATCGAGACACTGAAGTCGGAAAAAGCACAGCTTGAAAGCGAGATCCCGGCCAATTGGGAGCCGGATCACAAGGCGTTCAGCAAGGTCCTCGCAACAGAGAAGAAAGCGCGTCTGACCTATCGAAGGACCGCAGACGCGGCTTACGAACCGATCGTTGTCCTGCAGGCAACACTCCGCGACGCGGACGCGCTTGCAGCCCTCTCCGGCGACTTCGCTGTGATCACAAAGGCCGTGACCGATCTCGCTCCTAAAGAGGCCGAAGACGTCATCAAGGACGTCGAGTCCAAGGTCGGAGCGATTAATGAAGCGGGATCTATTAGATCCGCTCTATCCAAGGTCCGCCGGGCGCTTCGGGGCCAGACACCGGACCCGGAAAAGGCACTTGAAGAACTCGCGGCTGCGAAGGAGATGTTCGACGCGGAAGTCACTTGGCGTCAGGCGGCGAAACAGTCGATCGGCGCCAAGCTGGAAGAATATGATAACGCAATCCGGAACACGATTGGCCTGCGCCAGCAGAACCGGCTTCCGCACGATGTCGCTCTCGAAGTCGCAGCCTGCCAGTCCAGCCACAAGGACATCTCACTGCACTTCTAG